Part of the Amblyomma americanum isolate KBUSLIRL-KWMA chromosome 7, ASM5285725v1, whole genome shotgun sequence genome, AATGGGCTAACAAAAGCGATATCGAACACCCCCTGGGCAGCCGCAGCTGCACGGTCCTGCAGGAGCGGAACGCCTATGTAGAGTCCGCCTGGCACTGAGGGATACCAGCGATACAGCCCCAAACAACAAACACACCAAACACGACACCCTCCAACACAAAACACTCAACAGACACACAAAACGCATCAGCACACATCCAAATCCCAGCCAACCTCACTAATACTCATCCAGGCAAATTTAGCGCATGCAGCAAAAGCCAACGAATTACTTCACGTTTACCAGAAGCAACACTTTCACGACATCTCCCTCATACAGGAACCATATCATCACAACAAAATAACATGATTTACTCTTAACGACAGAATATTAGCCTGACCAAAATCCGAAAACAGCCATCATCATACATAACACCGAAGTTCAGGTCTTCCCAATCAAAATCACACCCACTCTAATCGCAGCACGCATCACATGGCATAAACATAAAATATTACTGATCAACTGTTATGCTCCACCAAAGGACAATATCAACATTGAACTTTCAATCATTGAAAACATCATGACTAACAATCAAGAACCCACATTCATagcgggcgattttaatgctaaaAATCCAATATGGGGGGGCACCGTAGAAGACGACAGAGGCACCACACTCACAGAATTCATTAACACCAATAATTTAGCCATACTGAACAACCCGAACTCACCACCCACATTTGAAACAGCCAATGGCAGAAGCTGGATCGACGTCACTACGTCAACACCATCATTGCTCCCACATGTACACGATTTGGGAGTCCTGGACTACGAGAACCACAGCGACCACAAGAACATACAAACACAAATATTCCAGGGCAGATACCACCAGTCCAAACGCCTAACACAGAACGGAGCACAAAAACTACTGACCGACCTCGCGGGAGACAGATGGATGCACGAAACTGCAACACCAACACACCGTCACGCGACTCGAACATGTCGTAACACACTTCTGTTCCAAAATCAACAAACTCACAGCCAAATACGCAAAACACATTCACAACAAAAACACACCAAATCCATGGTGGAACACACATCACCCCAGGCCCGGACAACCTTACAACGCCAATCATTCAAGTACTATACAAGAAATTCTTCGCAAACATTTTCAACGCCGCACTTAAACTAGGACACTTCCCAACACAGTGGAAAGATTCGAAAATAATTCTAATACCCAAAAAAAGAATTCGACCATGCAAGACCACAACCGGGCCAATTTAGACCCATCGCACTAAATTCAATATTCGGAATTCTAGAAACCCTCCTTAAAGATCGCATCTACCACTTTCATTACACACACAACCTCTTCCCAAAGAACCAATACGGCTTCACACACAACGTCTCGACTAACATGGCACTCCACTCGCTTAAAACCACAATCAACCAAAACACTTCACAAAGCAACACCTCTCTACTTATTTCACTCGACATTAAAAACGCCTTCAACCTAATACTAAAAACTCACATTACCAACTTCCTCCAACAAAAACCTCACGACTCTGGTCAGACAGATACTCACAGACCGGACTATCTCCTACAACACTGGCCAAACCAAGATCTTTCAATCACTCATACACGGATCACCGCAAGGTCCCCCACTCAGTCCGCTACTCTGGAATATAACAATCACAGACCTCCTCAACACACCACTCCCAGACAACACATCAATACAAGCATTTGCAGATGACATAACAATTACAGTACACGGCACAACGAGATCATCACTCGAACAACGCGCTGCAGCAGCCTTAGAGGCCGTCCACCCCTGGGCCCACAACAAACAAATTCAATTCAGCTCACACAAATGTAAATTCCTTACTATCGGCAATAAATACCAAACCAGGCCACCCAAAATTAAGCTAGGAAACCAAACGCTCTCTAACACCACAACACTAAAAATTCTCGGCGTTACATTCGACTACAAAATGACTTTCCTTCCTCATCTCAAAGACatacaacaaaaaataacaacaCTTACTACAAACTTAGGCCGATTTACAGGACACTCATGGGGAATGTCACCTAAACACTTACGCGACATCTACATAAGAGCCTTTGAACGTATCATTTTATATGCATCCCCCATCTGCGGACCAACATCTCACCTACTCCGGAAACTAACATCCATACAACGCACCCCACTCCTTAAAATAACAAAAGCTTTTAGAACTACCCCCAACACAGCCCTCCCCATTCTGGCCAATATCCCTCCAATTCATCTCACCATCGAAAAAGAAAACGCACTATTCAGCATCTTACACGACAACACCCCCTTCACATTTTCTAACCATACCTTCCGAGCACACGAAATAGCGATCAAAACAGACCTTCGCCTCCTGCACCCCACAGACCGCATAGCCCTCAAGCACTCCAACGAACCAGCCAACACCTCCGATCTTTACATATACACCGACGGCTCACAATCTACATCGGGCACAGGAGCAGCATTTGTTGTCATTAACAACTACCAACAAACCATAACAACGAAGCAAATCAAACTCCACGACTACACCTCAAACTTCGAAGCAGAAGCCCTGGCCATCGAAAAAGCACTCGTGTACATAGCCGAAACACCACCACCACGGAAAACTATCTCCATACTCGCGGACAGCCTCTCCACACTAAAAGGTCTGGGAAACCCAACTAACACTAACCCCGCAATAAACAACATCAAAACAGTATACAGAGCAGCATCGCAGCACCACCCACTTACACTACGTAAAAGCAGATACAGGTATCGCGGGGAACGAGCTGGCTGACGAGGCTGCCAAGGAGGCAACCAAAATGGACAACATAACAGACACCCCAATGACGAAGCAATTTATCAAGACAATTACGCAAAGCAGCACGCAACCAATGGGCAACACACTGGCACACACAAGGAGACGGCACCACCACCTACCAATGGATCAAAAACCCAACACATATTCCACCCCATTTTCCCACGAACTACTACACCAGCCAGGCTATAACAGAACACGGACGCTTCCCACACTACCTACACCGCTTCCACAAGGCCACAGATCAAATTTGAAAATGTCACTCCCCTGCGCCGAACTTCAATCACTACCTTACAGATAGTCCTCTCACCGAATCCGAAAGACGCCCCATAGAAAAAATATTCGCCAACAAGTTACTTGCCCACAAACCCGAAATTATTAAAAATCATAACATGTACAAAAGCCTGGAAGAAATTGTCAAAAAAGTAAATTTATCCCTCGATCAAGTTTGACTCCCTTCCCTCGGGGCTCTCTCCAGTCTTCCCGTGCCCATACCACTGCCCATCGCACCATCGAGAACTATAGAACTACCTAACCACCTCACTACAGCGGCTTCACTAACTTTACTAACCCTACAAAAAACTAATGTCAAAACTCCTACCCCAGCTGCTTACTGTCTAACTTTCAAATCTGATCTGTTTACCTGAAATAAAACTcggggagggggagaggggggaggaAAAAGGAGAATGGTAATTCTCAGCTGTCAACAAATGGGGCCGGCCCCAGACCCAACTCGAACGCCAGGAGGCCGACATCGAACCAAGTCTTTGAGCACAACCCGCCCGGGCCCCGCTGCCCATCTTGACCACCAGAGCGGGTTACCCGCAATGGGCCCCGCAAGTGGCACTGATCCATCACTTGATGCTGAAATAATCAGTGCTGCGCCCTCGCAAGCGGCCCGTGAAGGGCACGCAAGTGGCAGGACAGCGGCACGCATAACATAAACTGCTGCGTAAAACACTGCTGCCATTGGACAGTCCGACTTCATCACAGTCCCATTAGGGCAATGGTCAGGGCCTCTGAGCCATAGACTACCCCAGAACGTGGCAGCAGACAAGCGAGCTCGCACAATCAACTACCGATAAGTCTAGGGTGGTCTAGTCGCACAACATAGCGACCCCCGAGTTATGGGCCTACAAACCCAGCCCGGGCTTCGAGAACATCAAATACCATGGGGAAAAAGCTCAAGATCTAAAACACTTTTGGTAAGGGGCCGTCTTCAGTGCAGCATCCCACTACGCCTCCACCCCCTCCTCGAACGTGGCGACGTGGGGGGAGGGGAGGTGCGTAAAGcgggaaaacacaaaaactaaCAAACTAACCACTCTGGACAAGGAACAGCCATGGAACGCCCACTCGCTATCCCTCTTCACACTGCCTGTCGTACCACCAATTTCGCCATCATTCAATTTCTCGTCATTCAATTTCCATTCATTCCCACCCCTACTCATCACCTTCAACACCCCCAATCACAGGCCCTGAGGGTTGGACTTCAACATTCCCGATGAATAGGCTTAATAAATCTTAGCAGTACGAAAGGTTAGATGTCAAAATACAACACGCAACCCCACACCACCGGTTACACCATGACACGCCCACCCACTGATATCAGGATCCCAAATTCACCAATACTGCCATCCCATAGCACCCACAAACAACCGCAATGATTAACCCGACTCTCTTATGTATAATTGTGGGTACATGTGTGCTAGTGTACATGTATGTATCGGTGTGTGTGGATACATATATGTGCATATATATATGTATGCATACGTGTACGTAtatgcgtgtgtgtatgtgtaaaTATTCTATTAATCCTTTTCCCTCTTCTCTATTTtcccttatttcttttttttggcaTGCGCGCGTGGTCGAGTATGCATATGGGCACGTATATATATCTCTACCTTATTGAACGTATACGGGTATATTTGCGTTTAGACACTTCATTCATTACTACTACAATTCTTCTTAATATGATTATTATCACCACTCTCAGTctctcttgtttttgttttttttttcctttcttctttatttcgtTCCCCCTTCTCATCCTCCCTCTTCGGCGGCTCCTAGGAACCGGCAACATGGGGGAGCGGAGCGGAGAGGTTGAGGGAACGAATTAATAGCTCACGAAATCAGAGCACAAAAGATAATGAAAAGAACTCACCACTACAGGCCACTAAAACCTTTTATTAGCATTTCAGAATCCCACTGGACCTCGAATTCTCCACCCCATCTACCCCCGGACACACCTGACCAAAAGACCAGGAATATCAAGATCAGAAGATTACATCAGAACTTCAATTAGATAACAAAATTCACCTGTTAGATCAGACCGAGAAGAAAGCTTGTCAACACCTTATCCATCATATTGTAACTACCGACATAATCATCTATTCTGTTAACCAACCATTATGCATaatagttagttatattgatattaatggcgcaaaagcaactatggctatgatgcgccaaacacaaggttaggtttttgttaaatgttacgctttttatacctagagtttgtttaaaacattggcttcattaagaaacttaaaaatacttgaaagagcAAAGAGTggttgatcacctaaaagcaacttggggtgcaatgggatgtattcattgtagagtgttgtaaaatatttttttctcagttgttcgttttgtacatgaaattaaaatgtggtttacagtgagtacttcgccgcacatttcgcagagaggtttgtcttgttttgtaagtaaaaagttgtgtgtaaggtgtgtgtgcccaatgcgtagccgacataaaataacttcagtgaaacgttcttgatgtctacatgatttccattctcctaagacgggttttatagaatgcagtttgttgtttgcctgttcttcccatgcagcctgccacttaattctgagtttactgtgcactaatttcaaaaaatccttgtgtggtatgttatcttgttttatttgatcaattcgagcttgtgctgcgcatgcatctgctctctcattacctacaattccaacatggctgggcacccagcagaatataatgttatgattttgtttttttattttaattatgttatgtatgatgtttcctataatgggttcagcagcgtttctacagtgcagcgctttgagcatactcagtgaatcggtgtaaatgacgctatttttaatgttttcttttactatttggtctacggctacaaagactgcataactctcggcagtaaaaaccgatgcatactgtggcagtcgtatcatttttttcatttttgtcttgaattactgcacttccaacatgattttctgtttttgacccatcagtgtaaaattcagtgaaggtgtcatatttttcttgcagttcaaagaattcttgtagtatgagctgatgtggcatttcctttttatgtaagtgtgtcagtgtgaagtcgcacactgaaggcaggctgtaccgtggtggtaaattttcatatttttgtgcaatattcggcagggcatccagtactcctaactcttcacatttatcttcaaagcgcattattagtggccggatggattgtggtttattgttaaacaatcTTTCTCTTCGAGAGAAAGACAGGACCGTTCGAGTGGAACCTGTCTTCACCACAACGAAAGGGCGCCAGATCCCGGATTCGGTCCTCACAAGGGAGGGCCAGTCTGTCATCGTTGACGTCCAAGTGGTGGGTCTTAATGTCTCCCTCGACGATGCACATCAAGCTAAAAGAGCAAAATACATTGGAGAAGACCTTCATGCTCAGATCTCGGATCGTCCGGTCATCGTCACTACAGCGACTGTCTCCTTCAGGGGTTGCTGGGCAAAGCCCAGTGTCGACGCCCTGCGGAGCCTTGGCCTGGCGAATTGCGACTTTACCATCATGACTCTACGCTGCCTCCAGGGGGGGCTGCAGGCCTTCCGCACCCATCAGAAGATGACCGCGCTCAACAGTGCGTGAAGTGGTGTTGTAGGCGTCCGCGGCCTTAATCGCTCCCCGCGAAAGCGGACATCGTGTAATACTGCCCAAATGCAGTATTTAATGCGTTATCCTCCCGTTCCTCTTTTTGTGTAGTACTGCCCATCTCTGTACTATTGCGCTTTTCTATGTATCGAGCCTTGATTCAATAAAACAGGCGGCATAGTTGGCGGCGCGGTGGGACACCTAATGCCACACTGGCGGGAGGAGGGGAGGaccgcgaaataaaaaaataaaatagccaAATGTATCGTCATCTAATTAGTGACGCGCATGAATGGATTAACGAGATTTCCACTGTCATTAAGAAGCTGACACAAAACATGGCACGGATAGACCAGCATATCATGAGCTCTTTGTGGGAATTTCAAACAGATCTGATGGTGACGAAATGACAACAGATCACCTCGATGTCACATTGACTGAAGTGTCCAAATTGAAAGCACTCCTGCTGGAAACAACCCATGAAAATCAATTCTTGAGAAGGCAGATTGATGAACTGCACAAGCAAAAAGCTTCTGCTCAGACCTATGCAGAAGTAACCCTTCAGACGAAAGGCACATCCCCAACAAAACCCAAAGTACAGAAACAATCGCAATGATTGTGACGTCAAAAATCCTGACAAAAGGGAAAGTAATGGATGTCATCAGAAAGGAAATTGATCCAACTTATCTCAGGATCAAGGATACCACATTGAGGCCTGGCAGAGAAGGGGTCATCGTCACGTCCACAGACTCAGACTCCCTGAACCGATTGAAGGACTATATAGAAGTGCAAGACAAGTTGAAATGCTTGGAAGTTAAAAAACCAAAAGGACGCCGACTCGAACTGAAGCTCGTTGGCATAGAGAATGATATCCAGGAAGAAGAAGTGTCAGAGCGGATAATCCATCAAAACGATCTGAAATGCACCTCAGACGACATAGAGTTTAAAGAGAAATACCAAGGCAGGAATGGCACAACAGTAATTGTAGCACAGCTCATTTGGTTGCCAGGAAGATCCAAGGTGCAATAACTGTGGGCAACATGGCCTTCAGGCCAGAGACTGTGAGCTCCAAACATTCTGCCCGGTATGTCATAAGGCAGGTGTGCCGGAGGAGGAGCTTCACCACTCAATGTGGTCCTTCACATGTCCTGTATACATGAAGAAGAAGAGAAGGCAAAGATCATACAAAGGCTTGCCTAAAGACCCCGCCACGTCATGGCGAAGAACATTTCAAAACCAAACACTTCAAACAGTACAACTCAACGAGTCTTAACAGTGGGGGACCAAACGCAACAAGCAAAAGACAATAGTATTCTGAAAATAATACAAGTCAACTTAGCACATGCGTTTAAGCAAACCAGGCACTTAGGGACTTTATTGAAGAAAATCATCATGCTATTTCGGTGGTACAGGAACCATACCACCATAATAATCAGAGAATACCATTCCCAGTTAAACATAAGATAATAGCATCAACAGATAATCCCAAAACAGCAATAATTATACATGACGTCAACATACAAGTTTTTCCAATTAAAATCACCAGCCACATAGTGATACCTTGGATAATTAAGGGGAATAAATCATTTGTTATAATTAACTGTTATTGTCCACCGAGTGACAGCATAACCCCGATCATCAATACAATAGACACAGAAGTAGCGAAATGGCAAGGTGAGAACATTATTATAATGGGTGACTTTAATGCAAAAAACACAATATGGGGAAGTAAGGAAAATGACAGCAAAGGAGACGACATACTTGAATTCACATTTAAAAATAGTCTAGTATTATTAAATGAAAGTGATTCACCACCAACCTTCAAGACATCTCGAGCACAAGGTTGGATCGACCTTACAATAGTAAATCAGTCATTTCAAACAGAAATCAGTAAATGGGAAGTTCTCAAGGAAATTAACTACAGTGATCACCGCTACATACAAATAACTGTCTCAAGAGTGGAACAACCAGAAATATATCACCTTACTTTGAAGGCAAACTAAAAAATTCTTGAGGAACTAATTAACGATAGGTGGTTTCAAGGACCATTTAACTTGCAATCATCAACAATGATCGATGATAATGTAGAAGAGCTATACGAAAAATTTGAAAAACTACAGAACAAATACAAGACAAAATTAAAGGAAAGTAAACATAAACTAAATCCATGGTGGTCAATAAATCTGGAAGTAGAAAGAAAGAGTAAGAGCAATGAGGAGAAGGTATCAAAGAGCAAAAGGTGAAACGAGAGAGGTTTTTAAGAAGCAATATTACAAAGAACATACAGTATATAACAATATGCTACAAGAGGCAAAAGATAAGAGTTGGAATAGACTCTGtcaaaaaatagagaaaaatcCTTTTACTCTGCCTTATAAAATAGCAAGAAAACAGTTGAAGGTACCACTCCAGATCCAAAGTTTAGTAAAACCGGATGGTCAACAAACAAGCAACTTAAACGAGACGATTGAATACATCTTGCACACGCTGTTTGAAACAGAGGACAGTGAAGGAAGAGAAGATGTAAATCCCGTACAAGAAACAGAGGAAGGCTATGGAAACATGATAGATGATAAAGAGTTTACTACAGCTGAAATCGAAGGGGTAGTTAAAAATCTAAGAACCAACGTAACACCAGGTCCGGacagttagttagttatattgattttaatggcgcaaaagcaactatggctatgatgcgccaaacacaaggttatgttcttgttaaatgttacactttttttacctatagtttgtttaaaacattggcttcattaagaaacttaaaaatacttgaaagatcaaccagtgcttgatcacctaaaagcaacttggggtgcaatgggatgtattcactgtagagtgttgtaaaatatttttttctcagttgttccagttttctacatgaaattaaaatgtggtttacagtgagtacatcgccgcacatttcgcagagaggtttgtcttgttttgtcagtaaaaagttgtgtgtaaggtgtgtgtgcccaatgcgtagccgacataaaataacttcagtaaaacgttcttgatgtctacatgatttccattctcctaaaacgggttttatagaatgcagtttgttgtttgcctgttcttcccatgcagcctgccacttaattctgagtttactgtgcactaatttcaaaaaatctctGTGTGGTaagttatcttgttttatttgatcaattcgagcttgtgctgcgcatgcatctgctctctcattacctacaattctaacatggctgggcacccagcagaatataatgttattttgttttttttattttaattatgttatgtatgatgtttcctataatgggttcagcggcgtttctacagtgcagcgctttgagcatactcagtgaatcggtgtaaatgacgctatttttaatgttttcttttactatttggtctacggctacaaagactgcataactctcggcagtaaaaaccgatgcatactgtggcagtcgtatcattttttcatttttgtcctgaattactgcacatccaacatgactttctgtttttgaccgatcagtgtaaaattcagtgaaggtgtcatatttttcttgtagttcaaagaattcttgtagtatgagctgatgtggcatttcctttttatgtatgtgtgtcagtgtgaagtcgcacactgaaggcaggttgtaccatggtggtaaattttcatatttttgtgcaatattcggcagggggcatccagtactcctaactcttcacatttatcttcaaagcgcattattagtggccggatggattgtggtttattgttaaataatcttttggatgggcacttggtaacaatgggatggcagagatgtttaggaggagtacgggtttttaggacgtatgcgcatgtcagtgtgactcttctatcctctagtgcaggctcattagcttcaatataaagactgtttaccggggatgttctatatgctccagttgatagtcgtagaccaagattatgaacagggtccagtcttttcaagtaggatgctcttgctgaaccgtatactatgcacccatagtccagcttggagcgtaccagagagcgatagatgtgtaataggcatgttctatcggacccccaccgttttcgcgagagcacctttaatacattgagggcttgggatgctttctttttaaggttgttaatgtgtggtagaaatgtgagtttcttgtcaaaagtgagtcctaaaaatttatgttctggtttaattggtagtgtggcttgattcaagtataggttgggattgaattgtaggcctcgtcgcaatgagaacagaacagctactgttttttgaggagagaacttgaacccatttatctctgcccaagcagctagtttatttagtctgatttgtatttgtctctcgcaggacgatatgctggaggaggtgcatgctatctgtaggtcatctacataaaccgaatacattatggacttgggtattactttggctaacgaattcatttttactacgaagagtgtcgggcttagaatgcaaccttggggtacgccattctcttgggtgaaagtcatggagagagttgttcctaggcggaccctaaatgtgcggttagccaggaagtcgtttaagcagttcagcatcctgcctcggatacctagctctgctaggtcgcggaggatgccgaacttccacgtggtatcgtatgccttctccatgtcgaagaagaccccgatacactgctgcttgtggatgaacgcctcccgtatggtgttctctaggcggacaaggtgatcggtggttgagcatgcttttctgaatccacattgatgaacatctaatagctgccgagattcgagtacaaaggtgagtctaacgtttattacactttcaaaagatttagcaatgcagctggtgagggatattggtctgtaattgtcaggacttgttggtgattttccgggtttcagaaaaggtactattactgctttcttccactcctcaggtattctgccagtcatccatattttattgaagaattttaacagtgcctgtacggctgtatcagagagatgggcaagcatattgtaatgcacattgtctgggcctggtgctgtctttttaccggaagataatactctatttaattcctggagtgtaatgggctggttgtagtcttcctgtaTGCGtgttccgaatggaagtttttgtttttcagctatagctttgtgtttctggaatgtgcttgtgtagtgggatgaccttgagacttcagcaaagtgctcgcccaataaattggcctgttcttccaacgatgtttgtgtaccgggtgttgtcaaaagcggaagtgtgaaggaagtatggtcaccagtgaatttatgaactttgtcccacattttctttgatggtattgaactatttatagaggacacatatttctgccaggaggttttctcagcattcctgcgcacgtaccgcgatctcgccttggcccttttaaaaatgagtaagttctctgcagtgtgGTACCggcgcagggtgccccatgctttattttgctgtttttttgcaaatgtacattcttctgtccaccatactttgtgtttcttctgtacgagtcctgttgtttgtggaatagcgagtgttgcagcagatattatgcatgtggtaaatctttcattaattt contains:
- the LOC144096845 gene encoding uncharacterized protein LOC144096845, with amino-acid sequence MTPQPLNTSPYESEGEEEGASDDSGGEDEENNPPSVATSPPAPPPTAQRAPTPESFTLPTDNEILTEFIAENETTFMEALLSSQHQGIKKMTNKELLQAFQNIKKALLAAALKNSELQGALNSINAYNNKTTTPPASTPATTTDTHAPPNIVQAPTTQKKAIIQAKSGNNTNAVANFIRQSYDPGEFNLTDVEMKVTKDKVIVTSSNTQAITKFKTAIEHNPKAHDLTTHTPTQRPPTFKLAGLPHGLDKDTIIPLLIQDNPNIATNTEDLTLTADYTNPKASNKNLTTLVRQILTDRTISYNTGQTKIFQSLIHGSPQGPPLSPLLWNITITDLLNTPLPDNTSIQAFADDITITVHGTTRSSLEQRAAAALEAVHPWAHNKQIQFSSHKCKFLTIGNKYQTRPPKIKLGNQTLSNTTTLKILGVTFDYKMTFLPHLKDIQQKITTLTTNLGRFTGHSWGMSPKHLRDIYIRAFERIILYASPICGPTSHLLRKLTSIQRTPLLKITKAFRTTPNTALPILANIPPIHLTIEKENALFSILHDNTPFTFSNHTFRAHEIAIKTDLRLLHPTDRIALKHSNEPANTSDLYIYTDGSQSTSGTGAAFVVINNYQQTITTKQIKLHDYTSNFEAEALAIEKALVYIAETPPPRKTISILADSLSTLKGLGNPTNTNPAINNIKTVYRAASQHHPLTLRKSRYRYRGERAG